In the Arachis hypogaea cultivar Tifrunner chromosome 20, arahy.Tifrunner.gnm2.J5K5, whole genome shotgun sequence genome, GACGCTATTCGATTATGTAATGCATTGCGGACAAGCTCTAACCATGTCACACTGGTGGTTGTGCAACACTGCATATGATCTTGAACCTGCAGTTTTCTCCTTTCTCCCAAAGATCTTACCAATTGGCCCATTGTTAAGAACCTACAACACAAATTATATCACAACATCTTTCTGGGAAGAAGATTCCTCTTGCATGAGTTGGCTTGATCAACAGCCTCACGCTTCTGTCGTGTATGTCGCCTTTGGTAGTTTCGCTCTTTTCGAGGAAACACAGTTTCGCGAGCTAGCTTTTGGACTTGAGTTAACAAAAAGACCGTTTCTTTGGGTGGTGCGTCAAGATTCCGTTAACAACAAAAATGTTTCTTACAAGCATGAATTTGAAGGGAGTAAGGGTAAGATTGTGGAATGGGGTCCTCAACAGAAGATCCTAAGTCACCCTTCTATAGCTTGCTTTATAAGTCACTGTGGTTGGAATTCCACCATTGAAGGTTTGTCTAATGGACTTCCCTTCTTGTGTTGGCCGTACTTTTCGGATCAAGTTTATGACAAAATGTATATTTGTGATGAGTTGAAAGTTGGTTTGGGATTTGATTCGGATGAAAATGGATTGATCTCGCGTGAGGAAATAAAAGCCAAAGTGGACAAACTACTTGCTGATGAGAACATTAGATTAAGGTCACGTGTGCtaaagaagaagatagaaaacaacATTCAACAAGGAGGTAGTTCTTCCGAGAACTTAAACAAGTTCATTAAGTGGTTGAAGGAATAGATTAATTAAAGGTAAACACTCACGTATATCGTGCAGtagttaaaaatagttaaataataatttagttaaatatattaaattatttaataatttttaattagtcactTAGCTTCAAAATAAATGAGTTTTTACCTTCATTAAAGTAGATTATAAATGTATACGATAATAATCTCTTTAGTAACTCGGGAGGTATTGTATAGATCAAAAGTTATAAGACTAAAGTTGGTTTATAAGTAACCGATTatttgtataatttatatttttataatatcaaTTATGTgagttttaatttatgttttgatgTTAGTTTAAGTTAAAAAGGTAGTTTAGATTaacaaaaatgtgaaaaaaaaaatcaacatatttgtatatatttattatattgctttatgtatatttttttaacaaaataatcaaCCACTTGATCATCACTTCCGTGCATGTTTTTACTATTAATCTATTATAACGATATATGAAAATTTATTAGAGTATTTAATATTAATACacaattatactaattaattatgggaccaaaatataaaacaaaattaattttcctTAACTAATTAAACACGAAAGCTATGGgcctaaatatttttattaggccATTGTTTTGGTATATCCTTtactattatataataaattaaacttaattaCACTTTATTTAacgtataaaataaataaatttatttatatattttatctaCATCTGTAGTATCCTATCTGAAtcgatttttaaataattaatttattatattatttctatACTCTTAATTTATTACATATGAGCAGCGTATATTCTAAagtttatttttgtttgagttaaattgattaaaaatataattattttatgtgttaaattttacataataaatctatcatttaataatatttaattgaaaaataatttactcTGTAATTTCTTGAAAAAACGGAGCAAttacctattattattattattattatttggtatttataaattaaatgagaAAGAAAAGTATCACATACACTTGATCATTATCTCGTGGGTAGTTGGATGTAATGATTCTCTCGgcggccttctcttttccttttttcttagtGTTGACTGTTTTATACTATAATATTATGAATatgaataacttttttttaattttcttttctttttttttcactttcacTTCAAAAGACATTTGCttgtttaagttttttaaaaaagttgTAAGTttcaactaaaaataaataacggTTTTAATAAAGTATATATTTGTCAAAGTTCTTATTTTAAAGAGATTAAATAATCAACATttgtaaaaattgaaaattttattacatATTTCAATAAAAGCTTTTCTCCTTTAACACTTCAAATTTCTTTACGTCACCTACATGCGAAATACAATTTTACTTTCAATACAATATATACAGCaattcaaaatattaaatattaaattatctcaATTTCAAACAACTTTCTTTCCTATTAATATATAACAACTATTTAAATGAAGatagcaaaaatattttttttataaaaatgctTGATTTAAAAATGtgacttatttatttaattatatcttaaataaaaagataatatttttataacatatcaaaatctaatcATATAATTTATCATCTAagaatcaaaaaaaatattttcagataaaaataattataaaatttttatggtAGTATTTATCTTAGTATATTAGTTAAAtattctaatattattttttctttactaGTCAAAATAGAATCTGACAAATATCATCGATAATATATCCTTAGATGCGACCGGTTTGGAATCTCCTATATTCCCAGTTCTTAACCTACACACACACACATCATGTAAGCCATGACGATGATCATTTTGAATATTCATAGTATATATTAACCCATTGCATACATCTAAGTTACCATGAACCCAATACCATAAATTCATAATGAACACGCCAACAGTTCTGGCTCTACCATGGCCAGCTCAAGGACATGTTAATCCCTTGATgatattttcacaaaaattaGCTGAGCATGGGTGCAACATCATCTTTGTTAACACAGAATTCATACATGAGAAGGTGGTGAGTTCCATCAATAATAATAGTAATGGATCATCATCAATAAAATTGATGTCAATCCCTGATGGTCTGGGACCTGAGGATGACAGAAGAAATATAGGAGAGTTATGTATCTCTATATTAAGGACCATGCCCTCTATGTTAGAGAAGCTAATCGAAGATGTTAGATTGAATGATGGAGTTACAATAAATTGTATTGTTTATGATGGGACTATGGGGTGGGCTTTGGAAGTTGCAAAGAAAATCGGAATCAATGGAGCTCTCTTTTGGCCTGCATCAGCGGCTTTGTTTGCGATGCAGTATAACATTCCCAAGCTTATGGATGATGGAATCATAGATTCTCAAGGTAATAATatactcctatatatatatatatatatatatatatatatatatgcttccaTTTCTGTTAGTTTTATAATATCTGTTTAAAAGCAAATATTTTTTGCTGCATATCCTTAATTTATTGGTTAAgacaattatataatataagctTTGATACAAATATTATCTATTTAGGAATAATCATGTTAGTGAAGTagaatatacattaaaaaataaaatatatattaaaaataaattaaactatatatatatttatatacaaatacataacaATTATTTTGATAGTTGATTTTGAACGAACGTAAACATATATAGTATTTTTGTttagtaataataattttattagtttaatttgtgAAATATTATGCAttcttaaaatttattgaaatatatatttttaatattggttttttttttttttgtcattgatATTTTAAAACAGTCATGttatattgatataaaatataaaatattttataacaatttatttatatttataattaaaaaatgaataaatgtaaaaatatagtAGTAATAATTGATATTTTGCATTCATAAGATGTTTGATTATTTTTATGGTGAATTGCTTTGATAGAAAATTTTCTGTTTGAAATGTATGAAATCAAACTTAATATTTCATAATGCAATATTCCATTAGAGAATTAATTAAGAGTGTAGTCAATTAaacaagttaattaattaaaaaataagtttgttattaaaaaataaaaaataatactctactaccataattttttaatattaaaattaaaaataaaagaaattaatttaaattgactTATGTTTATAGTTGgttctttaatttatattttttctttataatgTGTTATGATTTATTATTTACTTGGTCAAACGTTCTTTATAATAGAAAACTCCGGGCATTAATGAACTATGCGTAATtaaatttcatgtattttctttatgtataataatacattattaataaaatttattattgttttattatttgactaataaaaatattttgttttattaaattttaaattttagtaatataaaaataaatattaattaatattacaaaaataaaatattatttgtatactgaaattagttatcaaaatcaattattatatatttgtgtatattatatatattgtttaatttatttttaatgtgtattttgtattttatattattgtcTAATTTTTGTGACTGatctgattttagtatacacgtaGTATAatggtgataaaaaataaaactctGCTAAGGAGATAATGAAAAATCTTGATAATGTATACAATGGGCTCTAAATTTGgcccaatataaaaaaaaataataaaaaaatttttaaattatctaaaccaaaaaatttaaacaattatttaaaaaattaatcattccaACCCTAATTTATTAAAACATTTCACTCAAATACCCTCCTCCTCCTTTTAACCGTTTGTAACTcctatttttatctcttttttaatcctattgtacatattgtacactaaaattattgTCTCTCCATATTTTTTCATGAATTTAAatactaatcctaattttttaaattttaaaatttgaaattaaataattaatgatttgattttttttattttatctctcttttttaatactattatacatattgtacactaaaatcattgTCTCTGCatactttttctaaaaaatattaattgtctAACATATTGTATTCCAAACATTTATGTATTTCATTTGAAACTTCGTCAGGAGCTCCAACAGCAGAAAAAAGATTTCAGTTATCACCTAGTATTCGAGAAATGGACACAGGATTAATCTGGTGGATAAATTTTCCAAAAATAGAAACTCAGAGGAAGATGTTTAAATATTTGTTGAGCTTCACAAAAACTCAATATTCCACAGATTGGTATTTTTGCAACACCACAAATGAACTTGAACCTGCAGAATTGTCTTGTTTCCCAAAGCTACTCCCCATTGGGCCATTATTGAAAAgtaataacaatgaagatagcaCTACATCATTCTTGGAAGAAGATCTCTCTTGTATGAGTTGGCTTGATAACCACTCAACTGCCTCTGTTCTTTATGTTGCCTTTGGAAGCACCACTCATCTCAATGAAAAACAATTGGTAGAACTTGTTCTTGGTCTTGATCTCACAAACAAACCCTTTCTTTTGGTTATGCGTCAAGATTTCAAATATGAGTTCAAGGCTGGGAGCCGGGGTAAGATAGTTAGATGGGCGCCTCAACAGAAAGTACTGAGTCACCCTGCTATTGCTTGTTTTGTTAGTCATTGCGGTTGGAATTCTACTATTGAAGCTTTGTCTAATGGGGTCCCATTCTTGTGTTGGCCATATTTTTGTGATCAATTTattaacaaattatatatttgtGATGACTTGAAAGTTGGGTTGGGATTTGAAGGTGATGAAAATGGACTAATTTCACATGAAGAGATAAAGGCCAAAGTAGACCAACTTCTTGGTGATGAGAATATAAAGTCAAGGTCTCTTGAGTTAAAGAAGAAGTTGAAGAGCAACAATGAAAAAGGAGGTGCATCTAGAGAGAACTTGAGAAAATTTGTTGCATGGTTGAAAAAGTAAGAACAAATtatgtcttaaatttttttataaaacaatCATATTAATAAAGTGAGAAAATGAAGTTTAATCATTATCAAACCGTTATTCAATATGCATATGTGGAAATGTATTTCACCTAATAATCCTTTATTTGCTCATTGCCCATCTCATGTATCCGATCACATttggaataataaataatattgtgATTAATTATTTATCTCCAATGCTAATTAttcttagagtttttttttttataaatttatacatattacaataaatagttttaaaaattcatgtgtttaaataatataattaaattaagctTCTTAATAATAAGCAAAAAACGCTTGACATCTAATGTTATCAgatcaattatattattaaagtCAAGGAGAATGTGTTAGACTGTTTTTTCTCCCTAAAAATGATGTACATAAATTAATGAagatatatatattagaatatcatTATTAGggaacaaaatcaacaaaatatcaaagagaattaaaaaaaaatcaatgtaatttattaggatattattccaTAACGAGTGTATTTTTAGTGTACTCCTGgtctatatattggtaagaacTTTGTAATCAcaaatgagaaatatgaataaaaataatacttttctaaataatttttcgtttctttcctaaactctttgtaccatggcaacatggtatcagagcagagTTGGGTTCTAGGAATTCAAATTTCTGACGAATTCACATTACAAATTACAAATATGCTACGCAATAGTTTTGGCATGCGATCATCACAAACCAATTCTGACAATTTGTCAATTGGTTTCAAACTAAACGGATATAATTATCCATTATGGGCAACTCTGATAGAAAAAGCAATtggtggaagaagaaagaagaaacacacaaaaaaaactGGTTTAAGATTGTGGGTTACCCAGATTAGTGGAAAAACAATCCAAAATCATCAAGAAATCAGAGTAAGGGAGCTGCCGCTGTGAGTATCTCATAAGTCACCAGTAGCGGAAGAGAGGAACAAGTCATGATGGCAAGGCAGCTGCGGCGGTAATAAGGGTAAGGACTACTGAACTCCTTGGCTGCTCAGCCCAAACTGCGGCTCAATATAAAGGGGAGTCCCAAAATCAGAAtccaattaaaaagataaatgaatGAATTTTCGATTGTGGGGCTACCGGTACTATGACTCATGACCTTCATGATTTTAACAGCTTGACTATACCCTCAAAAGCCCATATTGAAACAGCTAGTGAAGAATTAATTGATGTTAAAGGTGGAGGCTCCATtacaaaaattgaaattaaaaaattacctctATGTCCCTGCActatcatcaaaattattgtATGTTAGCCAAGTAACAAAGGAATTAAATTGTGTGGTACTCATGTACTCTACCTTTTGTCTTTTACAGGACATTCTTACGAAGGAGATCATTGGGCGTGGTAATGAGCGAGAAGGCCTTTACTACGTTGATGAAGTAGCACACCAGGGTCATGCCATGCTTGCTCACGGAACGGTTACTAGGCAACTATGGTTATGGCACATGCGTCTCGGACATCCTTCATTTGGGTACCTCAAGTTACTATTTCCTAGTCTTTTTACAAGTAGTACTGAACCCCCAAATGTGAAACTTGTATTCGTGCAAAAAATCACAGGGTTTCTTTTCCTCCAACCAACATTAGAGTCAATTCTAGTTTTTCTCTAATACACTCTGATGTGTGGGGTCCAACTCCTATTTCCCataataattttcaatattttgtgttatttgtggATGATTTCTCTCGCATGACTtgggtatattttttaaaacacaaatCTGAAGTACCTGACAAGTTTTTTGCTTTCTACCAAAtgattcaaactcaattcaacaagaaaatccaAGTACTTCGCTCAGATAATGGTGAGAAATTTATAAACCAGTCAATGtacaattttttatgaaaaatggtCTTATCCATCAAACTTCCTGCCCAAatacaccccaacaaaatggtgtggctgAGCGGCGAAATCGTAAGTTACTTGAGATGACCCGAGCCATGCTTTTTGATGCACAAGTTCCAAAATTTTTTTGGCCTGAAGCTATAGCGACCTCTGCCTACTTACTAAATCGCCTACCTACCCAAGTTCTCCACCACAAAACACCCTTACAAGTCTTGGCTACTCAAACTGCAATCCCGCCTATTCTAACCTTACCACCTCGAGTATTTGGATGTTCCGTCTTTGTCCACATTCCCAAAGCCAATAGAACCAAACTTGATTCTTGTGCAGAAAAATGTGTTTTTGTTGGGTATGCTACACACCAAAAGGGGTATAGGTGCTACAATCCAATCACTCGTCGTATTCATGTGACCATGGATTGTGATTTTTTGGAATCTGAATTTTACTTCAGCCGCCAACATGGCATTCAGGGGGAGAACAATAATGAACCACCAAGTTGGCTAAATAATCTTTGTTGCCCAAAAACTGTTCAAACAGAGCAAGTAGATGGAGCCACCGAGCATACTTCACTCAACGTAGAAAATAACTCGGTACATACAACCAATGAGAGTCCTTTTGAGAATGTCAGACAAGAGGTAAGTAATTGTCAATTTGATAATTTACTTCCTGTTTTTAATGAGACCACTAACAATAACAGTATAGCATTGGAACATGAAGAACCAGAGCCTAATACCTTTATTCTTCCTCCAAGAAGAAATAGAAGGATGCCTCCTGATCGATACTCACCAGACCATGTTCCCCGTAACTCAAGATACCCAATAAGAGTGGCTAGAGAAGGAATGACAGATGTTGCAAAGGCTTTTTCCATCAGACTCTTAACAGAAGACATTCCAAGAACTGTCTGAGAAGCCAATGAGAAAGCTGAATGGCGAAAAGCCATGAATACAGAAATGGAAGCTCTAGAGAAGAATGGAACTTGGGAAAAGTGTATCCTACCGACAGGAAAAAAGCCAGTCGGGTGCAAATGGGTTTTCACCATTAAACACAAGGCAGATGGCACTATTGAACGGTACAAGGCAAGGTTGGTGGCCAAAGGTTATACACAGACCTATGGTATCGACTACACTGATACTTTTTCACCGGTTGCAAAGATTAATACTATCAGGGTGTTATTTTCAATAGCAGCAAATGAAGACTGGCCACTCCATCAATTTGACGTCAAGAATGCTTTCTTGCATGGAGAGTTGAAAGAAGAAGTGTACATGGAAGCTCCTCCAGGTTTCTCAACGGGATTTGGAAAACATGAAGTTTGCCGATTAAAGAAGGCTCTTTATGGGCTTAAACAATCTCCACGTGCCTGTTTTGAAAGATTTACAGTTGCCATGAAAAGGTATGGGTACAAATAAAGCAACTCTGATCATaccctttttttgaaaaaatgggGAGATTTAATCACTTGCCTAATAATCTATGTGGATGATATGATCATAATGGGAAGTGATGCTGAAGAAATTGCAAAATTGAGAAGGAACCTATTTACAGACTTcgaaatgaaggatttgggagGACTAAAATATTTCTTAGGAATAGAGGTTCTACGATCCAGTAAAGGAATCTTTATCTCCCAAAGAAAGTACATTTTGGACCTTCTGGTAGAAATAGGAATGGTAGATTGCAAACCAATAGATACGCCCATGCAAGTTAATCACA is a window encoding:
- the LOC112785752 gene encoding UDP-glycosyltransferase 83A1 encodes the protein MNTPTVLALPWPAQGHVNPLMIFSQKLAEHGCNIIFVNTEFIHEKVVSSINNNSNGSSSIKLMSIPDGLGPEDDRRNIGELCISILRTMPSMLEKLIEDVRLNDGVTINCIVYDGTMGWALEVAKKIGINGALFWPASAALFAMQYNIPKLMDDGIIDSQGAPTAEKRFQLSPSIREMDTGLIWWINFPKIETQRKMFKYLLSFTKTQYSTDWYFCNTTNELEPAELSCFPKLLPIGPLLKSNNNEDSTTSFLEEDLSCMSWLDNHSTASVLYVAFGSTTHLNEKQLVELVLGLDLTNKPFLLVMRQDFKYEFKAGSRGKIVRWAPQQKVLSHPAIACFVSHCGWNSTIEALSNGVPFLCWPYFCDQFINKLYICDDLKVGLGFEGDENGLISHEEIKAKVDQLLGDENIKSRSLELKKKLKSNNEKGGASRENLRKFVAWLKK
- the LOC112782378 gene encoding UDP-glycosyltransferase 83A1-like produces the protein MNTPIVLALPYPAQGHVTPFMSFSQKLVENGCKVIFVNTEINHNRFVSSMMVREKDNNTLDDETIKLVSVPDGLSPEDERTNFAKQCVGLKSSLPSILEKLIEDYGVSCIVVDFAMGWALEVANKMGIKGAFFFPASAAMFALLNNIPMLIHRGIIDSSGLPVTKRTFRLSESMALMSTETLYWSNTANDPINAKTLFDYVMHCGQALTMSHWWLCNTAYDLEPAVFSFLPKILPIGPLLRTYNTNYITTSFWEEDSSCMSWLDQQPHASVVYVAFGSFALFEETQFRELAFGLELTKRPFLWVVRQDSVNNKNVSYKHEFEGSKGKIVEWGPQQKILSHPSIACFISHCGWNSTIEGLSNGLPFLCWPYFSDQVYDKMYICDELKVGLGFDSDENGLISREEIKAKVDKLLADENIRLRSRVLKKKIENNIQQGGSSSENLNKFIKWLKE